The Glycine soja cultivar W05 chromosome 3, ASM419377v2, whole genome shotgun sequence genome window below encodes:
- the LOC114404981 gene encoding uncharacterized protein LOC114404981 has translation MDPNLKLNLHDGDLLPDPSMYKRLICRLLYLTISQLDITFAVNRLSQYMKAPRVPHLHVVHHLLQHIKSALGQGLFFPAQNSLNLIAFADVDWANFVDTRRSTSGFCVFLGNNLLFGRSKKQPTVSKSSAEAEYHALSSVSSEIVWLSKLLLYFEVDVPSVMLFCDNKSANLL, from the coding sequence ATGGATCCCAATCTGAAACTCAATCTTCATGATGGAGACTTACTCCCTGATCCATCAATGTATAAAAGATTAATTTGTAGATTGCTTTATTTGACCATCTCACAACTTGATATCACCTTTGCTGTAAATCGATTAAGTCAGTACATGAAAGCACCCAGAGTGCCTCACCTACATGTTGTTCATCATCTTCTGCAGCATATCAAATCTGCTCTTGGACAAGGTTTGTTTTTTCCTGCTCAGAACTCTCTCAACCTCATTGCCTTTGCTGATGTTGATTGGGCCAACTTTGTTGATACCAGAAGATCTACTTCTGGCTTTTGTGTCTTTTTGGGAAACAACCTCCTTTTTGGGCGTTCTAAAAAACAACCCACTGTTTCAAAATCATCCGCTGAAGCTGAATATCATGCCTTGTCTTCTGTTTCTAGTGAAATTGTTTGGTTAAGCAAGTTACTTCTTTACTTTGAAGTTGATGTGCCCTCTGTGATGCTATTTTGTGATAATAAATCAGCTAATCTGCTATAA